One Nostocoides sp. HKS02 genomic window carries:
- a CDS encoding CdaR family transcriptional regulator, with product MVNVAKDQAPVGADLPSAAPSASPAREPVGGVTLADLLSLPSLADAEPAQAGDLHRAVVRASLLGATAEPRHHLVCAEAGTVQAWEDAGREPVTQVALGGATALVVVGGHPDQLDRWRGAAASQALPLVVAATRVRAEQVVTEVLDAVLDQQSGILERVEETHRILVEVVLAGGGLEDLCRRLAEFLGGAAMVTSSDGRVLAQAGSDHEVAAALALDCFDRTGRLVTEREPVGIRPPDAPNARRAMVRIAAGQTNHGLLALFVEDRPLTADDVHLLERAATVAALAITKEQAVSAVESKYRAEFLRDALSGRAGPATEAVAHAAALGWDIDRRLVVVVAETDEDDTHTSRPPEEVSSLQHRFARAWSQTMAVRDVKAPVVGFSQEVVALFAVPDQADTDAIMRTVAEVVRVVRGIGGGGRRTFSTGVSRPIESVADLPQAYDEALSAVSVGRQLHGDSAVTHFDQLGIFRLLALIPDSADLRRFVDEALGDLARDDSPENADLRRTLSILIDTNMNVAETARLMFFHYNTLRYRIAKLEKLLGPFTSDPQLRLKLALALKVHQMRGI from the coding sequence ATGGTGAATGTTGCCAAGGATCAGGCTCCCGTTGGCGCGGATTTGCCATCGGCGGCGCCCTCAGCCAGCCCAGCCCGCGAGCCCGTCGGCGGAGTCACCCTGGCGGACCTGCTCAGCCTGCCCTCGCTCGCGGATGCCGAGCCCGCCCAGGCCGGCGACCTGCATCGCGCCGTGGTGCGCGCTTCGCTGCTCGGCGCGACGGCCGAGCCCCGCCACCACCTCGTCTGCGCCGAGGCCGGGACCGTCCAGGCGTGGGAGGACGCGGGGCGCGAGCCGGTGACGCAGGTCGCGCTCGGCGGCGCGACCGCCCTGGTCGTCGTCGGCGGCCACCCAGACCAGCTGGACCGCTGGCGTGGGGCGGCGGCCAGCCAGGCGCTGCCGCTGGTGGTCGCGGCGACCCGGGTGCGCGCCGAGCAGGTCGTCACCGAGGTCCTCGACGCCGTGCTCGACCAGCAGTCCGGGATCCTCGAGCGCGTCGAGGAGACCCACCGGATCCTCGTCGAGGTGGTGCTCGCCGGTGGCGGGCTGGAGGACCTCTGCCGCCGGCTCGCGGAGTTCCTCGGGGGCGCCGCGATGGTGACCAGCAGCGACGGACGGGTGCTCGCCCAGGCCGGGTCCGACCACGAGGTCGCGGCGGCGCTCGCCCTCGACTGCTTCGATCGGACCGGTCGGCTCGTCACCGAGCGCGAGCCGGTCGGCATCCGGCCCCCTGACGCGCCCAACGCCCGTCGCGCGATGGTGCGCATCGCCGCGGGCCAGACCAACCACGGCCTGCTGGCCCTCTTTGTCGAGGACCGCCCGCTCACCGCCGACGACGTCCACCTGCTCGAACGCGCGGCGACCGTGGCGGCGCTGGCCATCACCAAGGAGCAGGCCGTCTCCGCCGTCGAGAGCAAGTACCGCGCCGAGTTCCTGCGCGACGCCCTCTCCGGCCGAGCCGGACCAGCCACGGAGGCAGTCGCCCACGCCGCCGCGCTCGGGTGGGACATCGACCGGCGGCTCGTCGTCGTGGTCGCCGAGACCGACGAGGACGACACCCACACGAGCCGGCCGCCCGAGGAGGTCAGCTCGCTGCAGCACCGCTTCGCCAGGGCCTGGAGCCAGACCATGGCGGTCCGCGACGTCAAGGCACCCGTCGTCGGGTTCAGCCAGGAGGTCGTCGCGCTCTTCGCCGTGCCCGACCAGGCCGACACCGACGCGATCATGCGCACCGTCGCCGAGGTGGTCCGCGTGGTCCGGGGCATCGGCGGGGGCGGGCGACGGACGTTCTCGACCGGCGTCTCGCGCCCGATCGAGTCGGTGGCGGACCTGCCCCAGGCCTACGACGAGGCGCTCAGCGCGGTCAGCGTGGGCCGCCAGCTCCATGGCGACTCGGCCGTGACCCACTTCGACCAGCTGGGTATCTTCCGCCTGTTGGCGCTGATCCCCGACAGCGCCGACCTGCGCCGTTTCGTCGACGAGGCGCTGGGCGACCTGGCCAGGGACGACAGCCCCGAGAACGCCGACCTGCGCCGGACCCTGTCGATCCTCATCGACACCAACATGAACGTCGCCGAGACCGCCCGGCTCATGTTCTTCCACTACAACACCCTCCGGTACCGCATCGCGAAGCTCGAGAAGCTGCTCGGCCCGTTCACCTCCGACCCGCAGCTGCGCCTCAAGCTGGCGCTGGCCCTGAAGGTGCACCAGATGCGGGGTATCTGA
- a CDS encoding uracil-xanthine permease family protein — translation MAVGLGWKLHGDGRTMGPNDVVAPDERLSWGKTIGLGAQHVVAMFGATFVFPLIMGLNAQLAIMMSGIATICFLLIVQGRVPSYLGTSASFVGGVAAIRAQPGADSARVTGAILVAGLVLAAVGILIHFLGSGVLHKVLPPVVTGAVVMLIGFNLAPVVANIYWPQDQWVALLVMVFVIICAVAFKGFIGRIAVFLALVFGYVLSWIFDKAFGQITSFNPGAGKITTHFRTSFDSIKAADWIGFPPHTQMVAGKEVVGWHAPSFSVAAILLVLPAVIALIAENTGHVKAVAEMTKHDLDPVMGRAIAADGIGTVLATAVGGSPTTTYAENIGVMAATRVYSTAAYYVAAIVAIVFGLSPKFGALVASTPGGVLGGITVVLYGMIGLLGAKIWKENGVDFGNPINLVPVAAGIVIGIGNVSLKFNDSFSLTGIALGTIVAVAAYHLAKALAPADLRARADGTVITVGGHETYGDSDGVDDLYQDDTRR, via the coding sequence ATGGCTGTGGGATTGGGATGGAAACTGCACGGCGACGGCCGCACGATGGGGCCGAATGACGTCGTTGCACCCGATGAGCGCCTCTCCTGGGGCAAGACCATCGGCCTAGGGGCCCAGCACGTCGTCGCGATGTTCGGAGCGACCTTCGTCTTCCCCCTGATCATGGGCCTGAACGCCCAGCTCGCGATCATGATGAGCGGGATCGCGACGATCTGCTTCCTGCTGATCGTCCAGGGCAGGGTTCCGAGCTACCTCGGCACCTCCGCGTCGTTCGTCGGCGGGGTGGCCGCCATCCGCGCCCAGCCGGGCGCCGACTCGGCCCGGGTCACCGGCGCGATCCTGGTCGCCGGGCTCGTGCTGGCCGCGGTCGGCATACTGATCCACTTCCTCGGCTCGGGTGTGCTCCACAAGGTGCTGCCCCCGGTGGTGACCGGCGCCGTGGTCATGCTCATCGGGTTCAACCTCGCCCCGGTCGTCGCCAACATCTACTGGCCCCAGGACCAGTGGGTCGCGCTGCTCGTCATGGTCTTCGTCATCATCTGCGCCGTGGCGTTCAAGGGCTTCATCGGCCGCATCGCCGTCTTCCTCGCGCTGGTGTTCGGCTACGTCCTGTCGTGGATCTTCGACAAGGCCTTCGGCCAGATCACCTCGTTCAACCCCGGGGCGGGCAAGATCACGACCCACTTCCGCACGAGCTTCGACAGCATCAAGGCGGCCGACTGGATCGGCTTCCCGCCGCACACCCAGATGGTGGCTGGCAAGGAGGTCGTCGGCTGGCACGCACCGAGCTTCTCCGTCGCCGCGATCCTGCTGGTGCTTCCCGCAGTGATCGCCCTGATTGCGGAGAACACCGGTCACGTCAAAGCCGTCGCCGAGATGACCAAGCACGACCTCGACCCGGTCATGGGCCGGGCCATCGCTGCGGACGGTATCGGCACCGTGCTCGCCACGGCGGTCGGCGGCTCCCCCACCACCACGTATGCCGAGAACATCGGCGTCATGGCGGCGACTCGTGTCTACTCCACGGCCGCCTACTACGTCGCGGCCATCGTCGCCATCGTGTTCGGCCTCTCGCCCAAGTTCGGCGCGCTCGTGGCGTCGACGCCCGGCGGGGTGCTCGGTGGGATCACCGTGGTCCTCTACGGCATGATCGGCCTGCTCGGCGCCAAGATCTGGAAGGAGAACGGCGTCGACTTCGGCAACCCGATCAACCTGGTTCCCGTGGCCGCGGGCATCGTCATCGGCATCGGCAACGTCTCGCTGAAGTTCAATGACAGCTTCTCGCTCACGGGTATCGCGCTCGGCACCATCGTGGCGGTCGCGGCATACCACCTCGCGAAGGCGCTCGCGCCGGCCGACCTTCGGGCTCGCGCCGACGGCACCGTCATCACCGTCGGTGGGCATGAGACCTACGGAGACAGCGACGGGGTGGACGACCTCTACCAGGACGACACCAGGCGCTGA